In Fibrobacter sp. UWB10, a single window of DNA contains:
- a CDS encoding N-formylglutamate amidohydrolase: MKPKNDSVLMLTCEHASNKLPAAFKSAVPAEVLKTHCAYDIGALAVFRKLVKFAKPEFYSEGKFSRLFVDLNRTITNKSAFSDFLRNNKNAKAQATAYWNEYRAAIEKFVKANAKKEIIHLGIHSFTPELNGKVRNTDIGILYDPSRPKECELAQVIKAEIKRLHPEMKVRFNYPYKGTSDGLTTTLRKKLGPRYAGLEIEINQKFFL; this comes from the coding sequence ATGAAGCCTAAAAATGATTCCGTTCTGATGCTTACTTGCGAGCATGCGAGCAACAAATTACCCGCAGCGTTCAAGAGCGCCGTTCCCGCCGAGGTCCTAAAGACTCACTGCGCCTACGACATCGGGGCGCTCGCCGTATTCCGCAAACTGGTGAAATTCGCAAAGCCGGAATTCTACAGCGAAGGCAAATTTTCGCGCCTGTTCGTGGACCTGAATCGCACCATCACCAACAAGAGTGCCTTTAGCGATTTCTTGCGCAACAACAAAAACGCGAAAGCGCAAGCCACCGCCTACTGGAACGAATACCGCGCCGCCATTGAAAAATTCGTGAAAGCAAACGCCAAGAAAGAAATCATTCATCTGGGCATTCACAGCTTTACGCCCGAATTGAACGGAAAAGTCCGCAACACCGACATCGGAATTCTCTACGACCCGAGCCGCCCTAAAGAATGCGAACTTGCCCAAGTCATCAAGGCCGAAATCAAGCGCTTGCACCCCGAAATGAAAGTCCGATTCAACTACCCGTACAAAGGCACTTCGGACGGACTCACCACTACCCTACGCAAAAAATTAGGTCCGCGATATGCAGGCCTAGAAATTGAAATCAACCAGAAATTCTTTTTATAG
- a CDS encoding glutamate-cysteine ligase family protein, protein MSNYKLWQRYGIEMEYMIVDRDTLDVLPRADVPLGKDKNGEQLSDVEHGPIGLSNELVSHVLEFKCAEPVDSLKHLGKTFHHEILKANESLKSINAMLLPTAAHPFMDPAVMQLWPYDCLDIYQAYDRIFNCKGHGWANLQSTHINLSFNGDEEFGKLHAAIRALLPLIPAVAASSPFLDSKYCGFLDGRIETYRHNQEKIPSITGKVIPEAVFTYKDYEEQIFNRVKADIAPYDPEHLLNHFFLNSRGAIARFDRGAVEIRLVDIQECPDADIAIAEWEVAVLKGLAEGAFASEKEIRALDTDALAKILLDTTHAAEKTVISDCNYLKIWGIDASEITAKELVLKITEKVKNKISSHSQELLQKMFKRGTLASTLVKNVGANPDHDDFVYEYGKLAHCLAENRLYEA, encoded by the coding sequence ATGTCCAACTACAAACTTTGGCAACGTTATGGAATTGAAATGGAGTACATGATCGTGGATCGTGATACTCTTGATGTACTCCCCCGCGCTGATGTTCCGCTTGGAAAAGACAAGAATGGCGAACAGCTTTCGGATGTAGAACACGGACCCATCGGACTTTCCAACGAACTGGTGAGCCATGTGCTGGAATTCAAGTGTGCAGAGCCAGTCGATAGTCTGAAGCATTTGGGCAAGACGTTCCATCATGAAATTTTGAAGGCGAACGAATCGCTCAAGAGCATTAACGCCATGCTCTTGCCGACGGCAGCACACCCCTTTATGGACCCCGCCGTAATGCAGCTCTGGCCCTACGATTGCTTGGATATTTACCAGGCCTACGACCGCATCTTTAATTGCAAGGGTCATGGTTGGGCGAACCTGCAATCCACGCATATCAACCTTTCTTTTAACGGCGACGAAGAATTCGGAAAGTTGCACGCAGCCATTCGCGCATTGCTGCCACTGATTCCCGCCGTAGCAGCATCTAGTCCGTTTTTGGACAGCAAATACTGCGGATTCTTGGATGGACGAATCGAAACTTACCGCCACAACCAAGAGAAAATTCCGAGCATTACCGGCAAGGTGATTCCCGAAGCAGTCTTTACTTACAAGGATTACGAGGAGCAGATTTTCAATCGTGTGAAGGCAGACATTGCGCCTTACGATCCGGAACATTTGCTGAATCATTTCTTCTTGAATAGCCGCGGTGCAATAGCCCGCTTTGACCGCGGCGCCGTTGAAATCCGCCTGGTTGACATTCAGGAATGCCCGGATGCAGACATTGCGATTGCCGAATGGGAAGTCGCCGTACTCAAGGGCCTTGCAGAAGGCGCTTTCGCAAGCGAAAAAGAAATTCGCGCCCTCGACACCGACGCACTCGCCAAGATTCTGCTGGACACGACTCATGCTGCCGAGAAGACGGTGATTAGCGACTGCAATTATCTGAAAATTTGGGGAATTGATGCCAGCGAAATCACAGCTAAAGAACTGGTTTTAAAAATCACCGAGAAGGTCAAGAATAAAATCAGTAGCCACTCGCAGGAACTTCTACAGAAGATGTTCAAGCGCGGTACGCTCGCCAGCACGCTCGTCAAGAACGTGGGCGCAAACCCTGACCACGACGACTTCGTGTACGAATACGGAAAACTCGCCCACTGCCTCGCGGAAAACCGACTGTATGAAGCCTAA
- a CDS encoding type II toxin-antitoxin system RelB/DinJ family antitoxin, whose product MNKTANLYARIEPDVKEQAENVLETLGISVSSAINMFYKQIILQQGIPFDVKIPKAPENSAKWSKERLDAELEKGYNDMLKGRTRPAAMVLSDVKKKHKV is encoded by the coding sequence ATGAACAAGACTGCAAATTTATACGCTCGCATAGAGCCCGACGTCAAGGAACAAGCCGAAAACGTCCTGGAAACCCTCGGCATATCCGTTTCCAGCGCCATCAACATGTTCTATAAACAGATTATTCTGCAACAGGGTATTCCCTTTGACGTGAAAATACCCAAGGCTCCCGAAAACTCCGCCAAATGGTCTAAAGAGCGCCTCGATGCGGAACTCGAGAAAGGCTACAATGACATGCTGAAAGGTCGCACCCGCCCAGCCGCGATGGTCCTTTCCGATGTCAAGAAAAAACACAAGGTATGA
- a CDS encoding dUTP diphosphatase: MTTKTIKIQYLDDSIPKLTNIGGKSDWIDLAAAETVTLKAGEFKLIHLGVAMKLPEGYEAHIAPRSSTFKNFGILQANSVGVVDSSYCGANDWWKMPVYATRDVTIEKGSRIAQFRIMEIQPTLTFEEGPLEGADRGGFGSTGI, encoded by the coding sequence ATGACCACGAAGACGATTAAAATTCAGTACCTCGACGATTCTATCCCGAAACTCACTAACATCGGCGGCAAATCCGACTGGATTGACCTTGCCGCGGCAGAGACTGTGACGCTCAAGGCAGGCGAGTTCAAACTCATTCACTTGGGGGTCGCGATGAAGTTGCCTGAGGGTTACGAGGCGCATATCGCCCCGCGCAGTTCCACCTTCAAAAATTTTGGAATTTTACAAGCAAATTCTGTGGGCGTGGTCGATTCTAGCTATTGTGGCGCGAACGATTGGTGGAAAATGCCCGTGTACGCCACCCGCGACGTGACCATTGAGAAGGGGAGCCGCATCGCGCAGTTCCGCATCATGGAAATTCAGCCGACGCTTACCTTCGAGGAAGGCCCGCTTGAAGGCGCCGACCGCGGCGGGTTTGGCAGCACGGGAATCTAA
- a CDS encoding sugar phosphate nucleotidyltransferase, which produces MEKFPVNNDSLNVLILAAGLGTRLRPLTNDVPKPLVPVVDASILDLQARKARAIGSVRLHANAHYLAEQVVSAGGTLGFEKVWVELPDILGTAGPLKRIYNEGYRGGLLIMNGDAYCNFDLKAFVENALALAAQPDGPQVALLAVDFPKVNTFRVGADGRLAGVVGRFGSEEGLPATFSGVSWYSDVALSRIRDGEFDIREFWKQEIAAGRAPFVDMTQLHATWIDMGSPEGLMSAVEARLKELGRDVNEAVVEAGVQVPAGVTIKHSVIYAGAEIQAGETIENEIRGKGFIWKV; this is translated from the coding sequence CCCGCTCACTAATGACGTGCCGAAGCCCCTTGTTCCTGTGGTTGACGCCTCGATTTTGGACTTGCAGGCTCGTAAGGCGCGCGCCATCGGAAGTGTTCGTTTGCATGCAAATGCTCATTATCTGGCTGAACAGGTGGTGTCGGCGGGTGGAACTTTAGGTTTCGAAAAAGTTTGGGTGGAGTTGCCCGATATCCTCGGGACTGCCGGCCCGCTCAAGCGCATTTACAATGAAGGCTATCGTGGAGGCCTTCTGATTATGAATGGCGATGCTTATTGCAATTTTGACTTGAAGGCCTTTGTCGAAAATGCGCTGGCGTTGGCTGCTCAGCCGGACGGTCCGCAGGTGGCTTTGCTCGCGGTTGATTTTCCGAAGGTGAACACATTCCGCGTGGGAGCGGACGGTCGCTTGGCCGGCGTGGTTGGCCGCTTTGGTAGCGAAGAAGGTTTGCCTGCGACGTTCTCGGGCGTTTCGTGGTACAGCGATGTCGCTCTTTCGCGTATTCGCGATGGAGAATTTGATATCCGTGAATTCTGGAAGCAAGAGATTGCGGCGGGTCGCGCTCCGTTCGTGGACATGACGCAACTGCATGCGACTTGGATTGATATGGGCTCGCCCGAAGGCTTGATGTCGGCGGTGGAGGCTCGCTTGAAGGAGCTTGGCCGCGACGTGAACGAAGCTGTCGTTGAAGCCGGCGTTCAAGTGCCTGCTGGTGTGACTATCAAGCATTCTGTGATTTATGCCGGTGCTGAAATTCAAGCCGGCGAAACAATTGAAAATGAAATCCGCGGTAAGGGATTTATTTGGAAGGTTTAA
- a CDS encoding RNA methyltransferase produces MRKFRVVLVEPEHPHNVGFVARAMHCYALDELYIVYPRRDKVIENSYHTAPNSHEVLDKATIVHKFEDAIGDCACAVAFSRRIYGSAIKHTMMPGLSELLPENGTIALVFGRESCGLETEEVNACTYQCEIPVPGLMSLNLAQAVTVGLYELCRSGALANGEGRAKRGSKGACETAPATIDQIDSFKKFLDRYLTGQYHDQSWRDNFLNTLLQRLHPTRNELSALFGLIRNLAKKPARLEQAADKAAAKAAKAAEATESES; encoded by the coding sequence ATGCGCAAGTTTAGAGTTGTCCTAGTCGAACCGGAACATCCGCACAATGTGGGCTTTGTGGCCCGCGCCATGCACTGCTACGCCCTCGATGAACTTTATATTGTTTACCCGAGACGCGACAAGGTCATTGAAAATTCTTACCATACGGCACCGAACAGTCACGAAGTCTTGGACAAGGCAACTATCGTGCATAAGTTCGAAGATGCCATTGGTGATTGCGCTTGCGCAGTTGCGTTTAGCCGCCGTATTTACGGTTCTGCCATCAAGCATACGATGATGCCTGGGCTTTCGGAATTGTTGCCCGAAAACGGAACGATTGCGCTGGTGTTCGGTCGCGAATCTTGCGGTCTTGAAACCGAAGAAGTGAACGCTTGCACTTACCAGTGTGAAATCCCGGTGCCGGGACTCATGAGTCTGAACTTGGCGCAGGCGGTGACGGTGGGCCTTTATGAACTTTGCCGCAGCGGTGCGCTTGCCAACGGCGAAGGCCGCGCGAAGCGTGGAAGCAAGGGTGCTTGCGAAACGGCTCCGGCGACCATCGATCAGATTGATAGCTTCAAGAAGTTCTTGGACCGCTATCTGACCGGCCAGTATCACGACCAATCTTGGCGCGACAACTTCCTCAATACGCTCTTGCAGCGTTTGCACCCGACCCGCAATGAACTTTCTGCGTTGTTTGGTCTCATCCGCAATCTCGCGAAAAAGCCCGCTCGCCTTGAACAAGCTGCCGACAAGGCCGCTGCCAAGGCTGCTAAGGCTGCCGAAGCCACTGAAAGCGAATCCTAG
- a CDS encoding FISUMP domain-containing protein, with protein MLKKFVLGGMLVVAALLGNACGDDDSSFAPHDEDSSSSICEDCDDASSSSAKSSSSVRSSSSVTPKSSSSSKVPEPVEGPSSSSVKSSSSVASSSSAKSSSSSAKSSSSVSSSSAKSSSSEYVPFDHSQTLAGAYKVGENAYKQFTDTRNGRSYYYITITSDYSGKSVTVMAENLNIGKMVPGADDQNNDNEIERYCYNNDTTKCDEFGGLYQWAEMMQLPSRCNTESCSDLIQENHQGICPDGWRLFTYDDYEIVRGYKDENGDGIKGLRSTYGFSGTNASGFSLTGAGIRSDNGTFNGLKEKIFIFRPIEYQADAAKQAHHMRISAALDSGPSENARELKTKGFSVRCVMVEK; from the coding sequence ATGCTGAAGAAGTTTGTTCTGGGGGGAATGCTTGTGGTGGCGGCGTTGCTTGGCAATGCTTGCGGCGATGACGACAGCAGTTTCGCCCCGCATGACGAGGATTCTTCTTCGTCCATTTGCGAAGACTGCGACGATGCCAGCAGCAGTTCTGCGAAGTCAAGCAGTTCCGTGCGGTCGTCATCCAGCGTCACACCGAAATCGAGCAGCAGTTCCAAGGTCCCTGAGCCTGTCGAAGGGCCCAGTAGCAGTTCCGTGAAATCAAGCAGTAGCGTGGCATCGAGCAGTTCAGCAAAGTCCAGTAGCAGCTCGGCGAAGTCTTCTTCGTCGGTGTCTAGCAGTTCCGCAAAATCGAGCAGCAGCGAATACGTACCGTTCGACCACTCGCAAACGTTGGCCGGTGCTTACAAGGTCGGCGAAAATGCATACAAGCAGTTTACGGACACGCGCAATGGCCGTAGCTACTATTACATTACAATCACGTCGGATTACAGCGGGAAATCTGTCACTGTCATGGCCGAAAACCTGAACATTGGCAAAATGGTTCCAGGAGCCGATGATCAGAACAATGACAACGAAATAGAACGTTACTGTTACAATAACGATACCACCAAGTGCGACGAGTTTGGCGGTCTTTACCAGTGGGCCGAGATGATGCAGTTGCCGAGCCGTTGCAACACGGAAAGCTGCTCCGATCTTATTCAGGAAAATCACCAAGGGATTTGTCCCGATGGCTGGCGATTGTTCACATACGATGATTATGAAATTGTCCGAGGTTATAAGGATGAAAACGGTGACGGAATCAAAGGCCTGCGCTCGACATACGGTTTTAGCGGGACGAATGCGAGCGGATTTTCGCTTACAGGTGCTGGTATTAGAAGCGATAATGGAACATTTAATGGTTTAAAAGAAAAAATCTTTATTTTTCGTCCAATCGAATATCAAGCCGATGCTGCAAAACAAGCTCATCATATGAGAATATCGGCGGCACTTGATAGTGGACCTTCGGAAAATGCTAGAGAATTGAAGACAAAAGGTTTCTCCGTCCGCTGTGTGATGGTCGAAAAATAA
- a CDS encoding GNAT family N-acetyltransferase has protein sequence MSLETERLILRRWQDSDAEDLYKYASDPDVGPIAGWPAHKNVKESLGVIRYVFCGAEAYAVCLKQDNKPIGAIELKLNGNTDLTERDDECELGYWIGKPFWGQGLIPEAAKELIRHAFQDLGMRKVWCGYYDGNEKSRRVQEKCGFKYQWTTKDLYLPLMSEHRTGHVSCITKEEFENR, from the coding sequence ATGTCCCTAGAAACAGAACGTTTGATTCTTCGCCGTTGGCAAGATAGCGATGCTGAAGATCTTTACAAGTACGCCAGCGACCCTGATGTGGGCCCCATTGCAGGCTGGCCCGCTCACAAAAACGTAAAAGAAAGTCTTGGCGTTATCAGGTACGTTTTTTGCGGAGCCGAAGCCTACGCCGTATGCTTAAAACAAGACAACAAGCCCATCGGAGCCATCGAGCTGAAGCTCAACGGCAACACCGATTTGACCGAGCGCGATGACGAATGCGAGCTCGGCTACTGGATAGGCAAACCCTTTTGGGGGCAAGGGCTCATTCCCGAAGCCGCAAAAGAATTAATACGCCACGCCTTCCAAGATCTTGGTATGCGAAAAGTCTGGTGCGGATACTACGACGGCAATGAAAAATCTCGTCGAGTTCAAGAGAAATGTGGATTCAAGTACCAGTGGACCACCAAGGACCTTTATCTCCCCTTGATGAGCGAGCACCGCACGGGGCATGTCAGTTGCATTACGAAAGAAGAATTCGAAAATCGCTAA
- a CDS encoding diaminopimelate dehydrogenase: protein MMAKIAILGYGNLGRGVECAVKQAPDMELVAVFTRRDPSTVKIQTAGVPVLNVSEMEAWKDKVDVLIICGGSATDLPVLTPKYASMFNVIDSFDTHAKIPQHFAAVDAAAKGANKIAMISVGWDPGMFSLNRVYAQSILPEGKDYTFWGKGVSQGHSDAVRRIKGVKNAKQYTCPVESALEAVRSGSMPELTTRQKHTRLVYVVAEEGADKAYIENAIKTMPNYFDEYDTTVNFISEEEFNKNHSGLAHGGFVIRTGKTGMNKEHTHVIEYSLKLDSNPEFTTSVLVAYARAALRMKANGQTGCKTVLDVPPAYLSTLSDEDLRAHCL from the coding sequence ATTATGGCAAAGATCGCTATTCTCGGTTACGGTAACCTCGGTCGCGGCGTGGAATGCGCTGTGAAGCAGGCTCCCGATATGGAACTCGTCGCTGTTTTCACTCGTCGTGACCCCTCTACGGTCAAGATTCAGACGGCTGGCGTTCCGGTTTTGAACGTTTCTGAAATGGAAGCTTGGAAGGACAAGGTAGACGTGCTCATCATTTGCGGTGGCTCTGCTACGGACCTGCCGGTGCTCACCCCGAAGTACGCATCCATGTTCAACGTGATTGACTCCTTCGACACGCACGCCAAGATTCCGCAGCACTTCGCTGCCGTTGACGCCGCTGCCAAGGGCGCAAACAAGATCGCCATGATCTCTGTCGGTTGGGACCCGGGTATGTTCAGCCTGAACCGCGTGTACGCTCAGTCCATTCTTCCGGAAGGCAAGGACTACACGTTCTGGGGCAAGGGTGTTTCTCAGGGCCACAGCGACGCTGTCCGCCGTATCAAGGGCGTGAAGAACGCTAAGCAGTACACCTGCCCGGTGGAATCTGCTCTCGAAGCCGTGCGTAGCGGTTCCATGCCGGAACTCACCACTCGCCAGAAGCACACCCGTCTCGTTTACGTGGTTGCCGAAGAAGGTGCCGACAAGGCTTACATCGAAAACGCCATCAAGACGATGCCGAACTACTTCGATGAATACGACACTACCGTTAACTTCATCAGCGAAGAAGAATTCAACAAGAATCACAGCGGCCTCGCTCACGGTGGTTTCGTGATTCGTACCGGCAAGACTGGTATGAACAAGGAACACACTCACGTGATCGAATACAGCCTCAAGCTCGATTCTAACCCGGAATTCACGACGAGCGTTCTCGTGGCTTACGCCCGCGCCGCTCTCCGTATGAAGGCTAACGGACAGACCGGTTGCAAGACCGTTCTCGACGTGCCGCCTGCATACCTCAGCACCTTGAGCGACGAAGACCTCCGCGCTCACTGCTTATAA